One part of the Roseomonas gilardii genome encodes these proteins:
- a CDS encoding mandelate racemase/muconate lactonizing enzyme family protein: MSQVTLLRTIRIAERPNLIWVEIETGEGLTGLGESFRGAQATEAALHEQVAPWLLGQDSRRIEAVSRHLATPYVGFHSAGAEGRAASAVDIALWDLAGKRHGIPVHEALGGAVRTEIRAYNTCAGYAYNSGKTGSGAGWRRSVSAGEEMRGPYDDQIAFTRDAGALAESLLAEGYTAMKIWPFDPYAEATGGHAITLSELKAGLEPFRKIRAAVGERIEVMAELHSLWSSQAAIRICRALEDVGVFWAEDPLNKMDDVEALADLRRQTRTPLCGSETLSGAVSFRRLLAADAVDVVMLDLGWCGGLTEARKIAALAEAHAKPLAPHDCTGPVALWAGLHLALHAPTAIFQEVVRATLATWYQELVTDLPVIRSGMVQAPSAPGLGTALHPSVKRREDVLIRESRLGG; encoded by the coding sequence ATGTCCCAGGTCACCCTGCTGCGGACGATCCGCATCGCCGAGCGCCCGAACCTCATCTGGGTGGAGATCGAGACCGGGGAGGGGCTGACCGGCCTCGGCGAATCCTTCCGGGGGGCGCAGGCCACCGAGGCCGCGCTGCACGAGCAGGTGGCCCCCTGGCTGCTAGGCCAGGATTCCCGGCGGATCGAGGCGGTGTCGCGGCACCTCGCCACGCCCTATGTCGGCTTCCACAGCGCGGGCGCCGAGGGGCGGGCGGCGAGCGCGGTGGACATCGCGCTCTGGGACCTGGCCGGGAAGCGCCACGGCATCCCCGTGCACGAAGCGCTGGGCGGCGCGGTGCGGACGGAGATCCGCGCCTACAACACCTGCGCCGGCTATGCCTACAACAGCGGGAAGACGGGTTCCGGTGCCGGGTGGCGGCGTAGCGTCTCGGCGGGCGAGGAGATGCGCGGTCCCTATGACGACCAGATCGCCTTCACCCGCGATGCCGGGGCGCTGGCGGAAAGCCTGCTCGCCGAGGGCTACACGGCGATGAAGATCTGGCCCTTCGACCCTTATGCCGAGGCCACGGGCGGCCATGCCATCACCCTGTCCGAGCTGAAGGCCGGGCTGGAGCCCTTCCGCAAGATCCGCGCCGCAGTGGGCGAGCGGATCGAGGTGATGGCGGAACTGCACAGCCTCTGGAGCAGTCAGGCCGCGATCCGCATCTGCCGGGCGCTGGAGGATGTCGGCGTCTTCTGGGCCGAGGACCCGTTGAACAAGATGGACGACGTGGAGGCCCTGGCCGATCTGCGGCGCCAGACCCGTACCCCCCTCTGCGGCAGCGAGACGCTGTCGGGCGCCGTCAGCTTCCGCCGACTGCTGGCGGCCGATGCGGTGGATGTGGTGATGCTCGACCTCGGCTGGTGCGGCGGGCTCACCGAGGCGCGCAAGATCGCCGCCCTGGCCGAGGCCCATGCGAAGCCCCTGGCTCCGCATGACTGCACCGGGCCGGTGGCGCTCTGGGCGGGGTTGCACCTCGCCCTCCATGCGCCGACCGCGATCTTCCAGGAGGTGGTGCGGGCCACGCTGGCCACCTGGTACCAGGAACTGGTGACGGATCTGCCGGTGATCCGGAGCGGCATGGTGCAGGCCCCGTCGGCCCCTGGTCTGGGCACGGCGCTGCATCCTTCCGTGAAACGGCGCGAGGATGTGCTGATCCGGGAGAGCCGCCTGGGCGGCTAG
- a CDS encoding BrnT family toxin — protein MRITFDQQKRERTLRERGLDFADARRVFAGRHATLPDDRKDYGEDRFISAGMLDGRLVVLVWTPRGVARRIISMRHAHAKEEHRWRIHLDRPG, from the coding sequence GTGCGGATCACCTTCGACCAGCAGAAGCGCGAGAGGACGCTGCGAGAGCGCGGCCTCGATTTCGCCGACGCCAGGAGGGTGTTCGCGGGCCGGCATGCCACGTTGCCGGACGACCGGAAGGACTACGGCGAGGATCGCTTCATCAGCGCCGGCATGCTCGACGGTCGATTGGTCGTGCTCGTCTGGACGCCGCGCGGCGTGGCCCGCCGGATCATCTCAATGAGGCACGCACATGCCAAAGAAGAACACCGCTGGCGCATCCACCTGGACCGACCCGGATGA
- a CDS encoding BrnA antitoxin family protein, translated as MPKKNTAGASTWTDPDDAPELTDEFFARAEIREGETLVRRGRPKAEAPKKLVSVRLDQDVLAVLRAAGPGWQTKLNDMLRRALHLKKAG; from the coding sequence ATGCCAAAGAAGAACACCGCTGGCGCATCCACCTGGACCGACCCGGATGACGCACCCGAACTGACCGACGAATTCTTCGCCCGGGCGGAGATCCGGGAGGGAGAGACGCTTGTCCGCCGGGGCCGACCGAAGGCCGAGGCGCCCAAGAAGCTCGTTTCCGTCCGACTCGATCAGGATGTGCTCGCGGTGCTCCGAGCGGCCGGACCGGGCTGGCAGACCAAGCTGAACGACATGCTGAGACGGGCGCTCCATCTCAAGAAAGCCGGATGA
- the hslU gene encoding ATP-dependent protease ATPase subunit HslU, whose protein sequence is MPLDNSPAAAEPVNLSPREIVSELDRFIIGQGDAKRAVAIALRNRWRRQQLPEGLREEVVPKNILMIGPTGVGKTEIARRLAKLANAPFLKVEATKFTEVGYVGRDVEQIVRDLVDAAIVQMRDNARRDVQAKAEANAEERIVTALVGEGASGETRMKFRRMLREGSLEDKEVEIQVADGGTPIGMMEIPGMPPGAQMANMQDMLGKMFGGRQRPRKMHVADARPLLVREEADKLLDQEKLTRDAVAHAENHGIVFIDEIDKVCARTTEGFRGGDVSREGVQRDLLPLIEGTTVNTKHGPVKTDHILFIASGAFHLAKPSDLLPELQGRLPIRVELSALTRDDFRRILTEPEHSLAKQYVALLGTEGVRLSFGEDAMDAIADLAADINARVENIGARRLATVLERLLEELSFTAADRAGQEIAIDAAYVREKVGALAASTDLSRFIL, encoded by the coding sequence ATGCCGCTGGACAATTCCCCCGCCGCGGCCGAGCCCGTGAACCTGTCTCCGCGCGAGATCGTCTCGGAGCTCGACCGCTTCATCATCGGCCAGGGCGACGCCAAGCGCGCCGTGGCCATCGCGCTGCGCAACCGCTGGCGCCGCCAGCAGCTCCCCGAGGGGCTGCGCGAGGAGGTGGTGCCGAAGAACATCCTGATGATCGGCCCGACCGGCGTGGGCAAGACGGAGATCGCCCGCCGCCTGGCCAAGCTCGCCAATGCCCCCTTCCTCAAGGTCGAGGCCACGAAGTTCACCGAGGTCGGCTATGTCGGCCGCGACGTGGAGCAGATCGTGCGCGACCTGGTGGACGCCGCCATCGTGCAGATGCGCGACAATGCCCGCCGCGATGTGCAAGCCAAGGCCGAGGCCAATGCCGAGGAGCGCATCGTCACCGCCCTGGTGGGCGAGGGCGCCTCGGGCGAGACGCGCATGAAGTTCCGCCGCATGCTCCGCGAGGGCTCGCTGGAGGACAAGGAGGTGGAGATCCAGGTCGCCGATGGCGGCACGCCCATCGGCATGATGGAGATCCCCGGCATGCCGCCCGGCGCGCAGATGGCAAACATGCAGGACATGCTCGGCAAGATGTTCGGCGGCCGCCAGCGCCCGCGCAAGATGCACGTCGCCGACGCGCGCCCCCTGCTGGTGCGGGAGGAGGCGGACAAGCTGCTCGACCAGGAGAAGCTGACCCGCGACGCGGTGGCGCATGCCGAGAACCACGGCATCGTCTTCATCGACGAGATCGACAAGGTCTGCGCCCGCACCACGGAAGGCTTCCGCGGCGGCGATGTCAGCCGCGAGGGCGTGCAGCGCGACCTGCTGCCGCTGATCGAGGGCACCACCGTGAACACCAAGCACGGGCCGGTGAAGACGGACCACATCCTCTTCATCGCCTCGGGCGCCTTCCACCTCGCCAAGCCGTCGGACCTGTTGCCGGAGCTGCAGGGGCGGCTGCCGATCCGCGTCGAGCTGAGTGCCCTGACGCGCGACGACTTCCGCCGCATCCTGACCGAACCGGAGCACTCGCTGGCCAAGCAGTATGTCGCGCTGCTCGGCACCGAGGGCGTGCGCCTGAGCTTCGGCGAGGATGCGATGGACGCGATCGCCGATCTCGCCGCCGACATCAACGCGCGGGTGGAGAATATCGGCGCCCGCCGCCTCGCCACCGTGCTGGAGCGGCTGCTGGAGGAGCTGAGCTTCACCGCCGCCGACCGTGCCGGGCAGGAAATCGCCATCGATGCGGCCTATGTGCGGGAGAAGGTCGGCGCCCTGGCGGCGAGCACCGATCTGAGCCGGTTCATTCTCTGA
- the hslV gene encoding ATP-dependent protease subunit HslV — translation MQEHSHQDPHRDPLGWHGTTILCVRKDGKVAMAGDGQVSMGQTVVKNNARKVRRIAGGRVITGFAGATADAFTLLERLEAKLERFPDQLERAAVELAKDWRTDRYLRRLEALLAVADSNRSLLITGQGDVLEPEDQIIGIGSGGNYALAAARALMPVEGLDAEEIARRAMTIAADICVYTNGRFVLETL, via the coding sequence ATGCAAGAGCATTCCCACCAAGACCCGCATCGCGACCCCCTGGGCTGGCATGGCACGACCATTCTCTGCGTCCGCAAGGACGGGAAGGTGGCCATGGCCGGGGATGGACAGGTGTCCATGGGTCAGACCGTCGTCAAGAACAATGCCCGCAAGGTCCGCCGCATCGCCGGCGGCCGGGTGATCACCGGCTTCGCCGGCGCCACCGCGGACGCCTTCACTCTGCTCGAACGCCTTGAGGCCAAGCTGGAGCGTTTCCCCGACCAGCTCGAACGCGCGGCGGTGGAACTCGCCAAGGACTGGCGCACCGACCGCTACCTCCGGCGGCTGGAGGCGCTGCTCGCCGTGGCGGACAGCAACCGCTCCTTGCTGATCACCGGCCAGGGCGACGTGCTGGAGCCCGAGGACCAGATCATCGGCATCGGTTCCGGCGGCAACTACGCGCTGGCCGCCGCCCGCGCGCTGATGCCGGTGGAGGGGCTGGACGCGGAGGAGATCGCCCGCCGCGCCATGACCATCGCTGCCGATATCTGCGTCTATACCAACGGCCGCTTCGTGCTGGAGACCCTGTGA
- a CDS encoding energy transducer TonB: MNLSQAVPRPNIRPNATGQGRGLDLSFNAPSPRAPRAASPSDLGTSVRIQGANPGADWMAAFRAWLDRNGYYPQMAAMAGEDGTATVRFTVQKDGRVQDLRLVSRSGSKWLDMGAQAMLRDKTLPPFPEGTKADSTEITLTIDYILIRR, from the coding sequence GTGAACCTGTCCCAGGCCGTGCCACGCCCGAACATCCGGCCGAACGCCACCGGCCAGGGCCGTGGGCTCGACCTGTCCTTCAACGCGCCCTCCCCCCGCGCGCCGCGCGCCGCCTCGCCGTCGGATCTGGGAACCTCGGTGCGCATCCAGGGTGCCAATCCGGGCGCCGACTGGATGGCGGCCTTCCGCGCCTGGCTGGACCGGAACGGCTACTATCCGCAGATGGCCGCCATGGCGGGGGAGGACGGCACCGCCACCGTGCGCTTCACCGTGCAGAAGGACGGACGGGTGCAGGACCTGCGGCTGGTCAGCCGCTCCGGCTCCAAATGGCTGGACATGGGCGCGCAGGCCATGCTGCGGGACAAGACCCTGCCGCCCTTCCCGGAGGGCACCAAGGCCGACAGCACGGAGATCACCCTGACCATCGACTACATCCTGATCCGCCGCTGA
- the hisB gene encoding imidazoleglycerol-phosphate dehydratase HisB, whose amino-acid sequence MNAVPAPLAPRIAEIARETGETAITLRLDLDGTGKAEIATGIGFLDHMLTALARHAMFDLTVEARGDLHVDFHHTTEDVGIVLGQALRRTLGEKRGIRRYGHAVVPMDEALAEAAIDLSGRPFLVWQVPFERPKIGEMDTELFEEFFRALSSNGLFALHVMLRHGHNAHHVAEGCFKAVARALRQAVEPDPRAAGAIPSTKGMLEA is encoded by the coding sequence ATGAATGCCGTCCCCGCCCCCCTCGCCCCCCGCATCGCCGAGATCGCCCGCGAGACGGGCGAGACCGCCATCACGCTCCGCCTCGACCTCGACGGCACGGGCAAGGCGGAGATCGCGACGGGCATCGGCTTCCTCGACCACATGCTGACGGCGCTGGCCCGCCACGCCATGTTCGACCTGACGGTCGAGGCGCGGGGCGACCTGCATGTGGACTTCCACCACACCACCGAGGATGTCGGCATCGTGCTCGGCCAGGCGCTGCGCCGCACGCTGGGCGAGAAACGGGGCATCCGCCGCTACGGCCATGCCGTGGTGCCGATGGACGAGGCGCTGGCCGAGGCGGCGATCGACCTGTCCGGCCGCCCCTTCCTGGTGTGGCAAGTGCCCTTCGAGCGCCCCAAGATCGGCGAGATGGATACGGAGCTGTTCGAGGAATTCTTCCGTGCCCTCTCCTCCAACGGGCTCTTCGCGCTGCATGTGATGCTGCGCCACGGGCACAACGCGCATCATGTGGCGGAGGGCTGCTTCAAGGCCGTCGCCCGCGCGCTGCGTCAGGCGGTGGAGCCCGATCCCCGCGCGGCGGGGGCGATCCCCTCCACCAAGGGCATGCTGGAGGCGTGA
- a CDS encoding DUF2628 domain-containing protein, producing MRVFTIHTPPRTSVPVTGTGAAARPAEPVLVPEGFSFAAFLFGPLWFLFKGLWWGLLGWIVLAVAIAFLPGASSSWAGLALALLTGFHARDVQRWTLARRGLPESGVVAGADEEMALLRLGGRSPAGRPA from the coding sequence ATGCGGGTCTTCACCATCCACACGCCGCCCCGCACCTCCGTTCCCGTCACGGGCACGGGCGCGGCGGCCCGCCCGGCGGAACCCGTGCTGGTGCCGGAGGGCTTCTCCTTCGCCGCCTTCCTGTTCGGCCCGCTCTGGTTCCTGTTCAAGGGCCTCTGGTGGGGCCTGCTCGGCTGGATCGTGCTGGCCGTGGCCATCGCCTTCCTGCCCGGTGCCTCATCCTCCTGGGCCGGCCTCGCCCTCGCGCTGCTGACAGGTTTCCACGCCCGCGACGTACAGCGCTGGACGCTGGCGCGGCGCGGCCTGCCGGAATCCGGCGTGGTGGCCGGGGCGGACGAGGAGATGGCCCTGCTGCGCCTGGGTGGACGATCCCCGGCCGGGAGGCCCGCATGA
- the hisH gene encoding imidazole glycerol phosphate synthase subunit HisH, which yields MKLAVIDTGAGNLASVLRAFRRAAAEAGLAAAIDVTTRPEDVAAADRVVLPGQGAFAATRQGLDALPGMEEALREAVERHGRPFLGICVGMQLMAERGLEHGRHPGLGWIRGEIAPMDPAGPDATPLPLPQMGWNGLDLAAPAHPLLAEVAPGEHAYFVHSYALSGGMAGELLASADYGGPVCAMVGRDNLAGTQFHVEKSGGLGLRMLGNFLRWSP from the coding sequence ATGAAGCTTGCCGTCATCGACACCGGGGCGGGCAACCTCGCCTCCGTGCTCCGCGCCTTCCGCCGGGCCGCCGCCGAGGCCGGCCTCGCCGCCGCGATCGACGTCACCACCCGGCCGGAGGATGTCGCGGCGGCGGACCGCGTCGTGCTGCCGGGCCAGGGCGCCTTCGCCGCCACGCGCCAGGGGCTCGACGCTCTGCCGGGCATGGAGGAGGCGCTGCGCGAGGCGGTGGAGCGGCACGGCCGCCCCTTCCTGGGCATCTGCGTCGGCATGCAGTTGATGGCCGAGCGCGGGCTGGAACACGGCCGCCATCCCGGCCTGGGCTGGATCAGGGGCGAGATCGCGCCGATGGACCCGGCCGGGCCGGATGCCACGCCGCTGCCGCTGCCGCAGATGGGCTGGAACGGGCTGGACCTCGCGGCCCCGGCGCACCCGCTGCTGGCCGAGGTGGCGCCCGGCGAGCACGCCTATTTCGTGCATTCCTACGCGCTCAGCGGCGGCATGGCCGGGGAGCTACTGGCCAGCGCCGATTATGGCGGGCCGGTCTGCGCCATGGTGGGGCGCGACAACCTCGCCGGCACGCAGTTCCATGTGGAGAAGAGCGGCGGACTCGGCCTGCGCATGCTCGGCAACTTCCTGCGCTGGTCCCCGTGA
- a CDS encoding GNAT family N-acetyltransferase, protein MHELSVERVDSLDEADLAELCEATDAAIAEGGGFGWIMPQGREILERHFRGVMLVPERELFVARLDGHPVGSAQLMRPPRNNEAQAWAAQLSHAYIAPYARGHGLARLLMRRVEERAAALGHRVLNLDVRATQHTAIALFEACGYIRWGTHPAYARVEGATVPGHYYYKLLAPGRGRRGKDRM, encoded by the coding sequence ATGCACGAGCTTTCGGTGGAGAGGGTCGATTCGCTGGACGAGGCCGACCTCGCCGAGCTCTGCGAGGCGACCGACGCCGCCATCGCCGAGGGCGGCGGCTTCGGCTGGATCATGCCGCAGGGGCGCGAGATCCTGGAGCGCCACTTCCGCGGCGTGATGCTGGTGCCGGAGCGCGAGCTCTTCGTCGCCCGGCTCGACGGCCATCCGGTCGGCAGCGCCCAGCTCATGCGCCCGCCCCGCAACAACGAGGCCCAGGCCTGGGCCGCCCAGCTCAGCCACGCCTATATCGCCCCCTATGCCCGCGGCCATGGCCTCGCCCGGCTGCTGATGCGGCGGGTGGAGGAACGGGCGGCGGCGCTGGGTCACCGCGTCCTGAACCTCGATGTGCGTGCGACGCAGCATACCGCCATCGCGCTCTTCGAGGCCTGCGGCTATATCCGCTGGGGAACCCACCCCGCCTATGCCCGGGTCGAAGGCGCCACCGTGCCCGGCCACTACTACTACAAGCTGCTGGCACCCGGGCGGGGCCGACGCGGAAAGGACCGGATGTGA
- the hisA gene encoding 1-(5-phosphoribosyl)-5-[(5-phosphoribosylamino)methylideneamino]imidazole-4-carboxamide isomerase, with amino-acid sequence MSLTIYPAIDLKGGRVVRLRRGEMDQATVYSEDPAAQAASFAGAGFRWLHVVDLDGAFAGRPANAAAVRDILGATSLPVQLGGGVRDMATLESWLEAGVARVILGSAAAKDPDFARSACRAYPGCVAIGIDAKGGRVATEGWAEVGEMTARELALRFEDAGAAAIIHTDIDRDGMLGGVNVEATAALGARLTTPVIASGGVAGVEDVTAVREAGTIEGVIVGRALYDGRLTAAQALNAAG; translated from the coding sequence GTGAGCCTGACCATCTATCCCGCCATCGACCTCAAGGGCGGCCGCGTCGTCCGCCTCCGCCGCGGCGAGATGGACCAGGCCACCGTCTACAGCGAGGACCCCGCCGCCCAGGCGGCCAGCTTCGCCGGCGCGGGCTTCCGCTGGCTGCATGTGGTGGACCTGGACGGCGCTTTCGCCGGCCGCCCGGCCAACGCGGCGGCGGTGCGCGACATCCTGGGCGCCACCTCGCTGCCCGTGCAGCTCGGCGGCGGCGTGCGCGACATGGCCACCCTGGAATCCTGGCTGGAGGCCGGGGTGGCGCGGGTGATCCTGGGCTCCGCCGCCGCCAAGGACCCGGACTTCGCCCGTTCCGCCTGCCGCGCCTATCCCGGCTGCGTCGCCATCGGCATCGATGCCAAGGGCGGCCGCGTGGCCACCGAGGGCTGGGCCGAGGTCGGCGAGATGACAGCGCGCGAGCTGGCGCTGCGCTTCGAGGATGCCGGGGCGGCCGCCATCATCCACACGGATATCGACCGCGACGGCATGCTGGGCGGCGTGAATGTCGAGGCCACGGCAGCCCTGGGCGCGCGGCTCACCACCCCGGTCATCGCCAGCGGCGGCGTCGCGGGGGTGGAGGACGTCACCGCCGTGCGCGAGGCCGGGACGATCGAGGGCGTCATCGTCGGCCGCGCCCTCTATGACGGACGCCTGACCGCGGCCCAGGCGCTCAACGCAGCCGGCTGA
- a CDS encoding HAD hydrolase-like protein codes for MAEAPPAAPYALAVFDFDGTLADSFPWFAGVLNGVADRYGFRRVRAGEEAMLRGLDARALLGHLGVARWKLPFIVRHMRRLAARDAACLPLFPGMGDCLRQLAGGGVALAIVSSNREATIRRVLGPELSALITHWQCGAALFGKPRKLRAVLRRAGVPAGRAVLIGDEMRDIEAARGVGMASATVAWGYNTEEALRAAGPDLFFGQAAEIAPWMLGKGPAPGGQAGA; via the coding sequence ATGGCGGAGGCGCCGCCCGCCGCGCCCTACGCGCTGGCGGTCTTCGATTTCGACGGCACGCTGGCCGACAGCTTCCCCTGGTTCGCCGGCGTCCTGAACGGCGTGGCGGACCGCTACGGCTTCCGCCGCGTCCGGGCGGGCGAGGAAGCGATGCTGCGCGGCCTGGATGCGCGGGCGCTGCTCGGCCATCTCGGCGTGGCACGCTGGAAGCTCCCCTTCATCGTGCGGCACATGCGGCGCCTCGCTGCCCGTGACGCGGCGTGCCTGCCCCTGTTTCCCGGCATGGGGGACTGCCTGCGCCAGCTTGCCGGAGGGGGCGTCGCGCTGGCCATCGTCAGCTCGAACCGCGAGGCCACGATCCGCCGCGTGCTGGGCCCGGAACTCTCCGCGCTGATCACGCACTGGCAGTGCGGCGCCGCACTCTTCGGCAAGCCGCGCAAGCTCCGCGCCGTGCTGCGACGCGCCGGGGTCCCGGCCGGGCGTGCCGTGCTGATCGGCGACGAGATGCGCGATATCGAGGCCGCGCGCGGAGTGGGAATGGCCAGCGCCACCGTGGCCTGGGGCTACAACACCGAAGAGGCGCTCCGGGCGGCAGGGCCGGACCTGTTCTTCGGGCAGGCCGCGGAGATCGCGCCATGGATGCTCGGCAAGGGTCCGGCGCCGGGAGGGCAGGCCGGGGCGTGA
- a CDS encoding RidA family protein, with product MDAEAKLRELGHELPVVGKPLFSYVPFRRVGEVAYISGQVPRLADGSLITGQVGSALDLEAARKAALLCGLHILAVARAAAGSLEKVEMLKVFGMVNAVPGYGDQPKVIDACSNLFVDVLGERGRHARSAVGMGSLPSDVPVEIEAVIRILD from the coding sequence ATGGACGCCGAAGCGAAGCTCCGCGAGCTGGGCCATGAACTGCCGGTGGTGGGCAAGCCGCTCTTCTCCTACGTGCCGTTCCGGCGCGTGGGGGAGGTGGCCTATATCTCCGGCCAGGTGCCGCGCCTGGCGGATGGCTCGCTGATCACCGGGCAGGTGGGTTCCGCCCTGGACCTGGAGGCGGCGCGCAAGGCCGCGCTGCTCTGCGGGCTGCATATCCTGGCGGTTGCCAGGGCGGCGGCGGGCAGCCTGGAGAAGGTGGAGATGCTGAAGGTCTTCGGCATGGTCAACGCCGTGCCGGGCTATGGCGACCAGCCCAAGGTGATCGACGCCTGTTCCAATCTGTTCGTCGATGTGCTGGGCGAGCGCGGGCGCCACGCGCGCTCGGCGGTCGGCATGGGCTCGCTGCCCTCCGACGTGCCGGTGGAGATCGAGGCGGTGATCCGCATCCTCGACTGA
- a CDS encoding D-TA family PLP-dependent enzyme, translating to MRVEELETPVPVVDLDVMERNLKRMQDYCDAHGIALRPHIKTHKLPRLAQRQVELGAKGITCQKLGEAEVMADAGLDDIFISYPLIGEAKAHRLAALAKRVRMRVAVDNPLALATAAQAARESGAEIGVVVEFDSGNKRTGVETVGEALALAKEIAATPGLRFDGLMTYPTSARTKTFLEEARPAFREAGLEIPMLSGGGSPGAWTVHEVAPIDEMRVGTYIYNDRAMVGAGAATLDDCAMTVWATVISRPAEGRAILDCGSKTLSSDMVAPEVGPGYGLMPDYPDAVITRVNEEHGTVDVSRCAKKPELGERVRIIPNHTCVVTNLHDEVVFARDGEVVGSWPIPARGMTR from the coding sequence ATGCGGGTCGAAGAGCTGGAAACCCCGGTGCCGGTGGTGGATCTCGACGTGATGGAGCGCAACCTGAAGCGGATGCAGGACTACTGCGACGCGCATGGCATCGCGTTGCGGCCGCACATCAAGACGCACAAGCTGCCGCGCCTGGCGCAGCGGCAGGTGGAGCTGGGGGCGAAGGGCATCACCTGCCAGAAGCTGGGCGAGGCCGAGGTGATGGCCGATGCCGGGCTGGACGATATCTTCATCTCCTATCCGCTGATCGGCGAGGCCAAGGCGCACCGGCTCGCGGCGCTGGCGAAGCGGGTGCGGATGCGGGTGGCGGTGGACAATCCGCTGGCGCTGGCCACGGCGGCGCAGGCGGCGCGCGAGAGCGGCGCCGAGATCGGCGTGGTGGTGGAGTTCGACAGCGGCAACAAGCGCACCGGCGTCGAGACGGTGGGCGAGGCGCTGGCGCTGGCGAAGGAGATCGCGGCGACGCCGGGGCTGCGCTTCGACGGGCTGATGACCTATCCGACCTCGGCGCGGACGAAGACCTTCCTGGAGGAGGCGCGGCCAGCCTTCCGCGAGGCGGGGCTGGAGATCCCGATGCTGTCCGGCGGCGGCTCGCCCGGTGCCTGGACGGTGCACGAGGTCGCGCCGATCGACGAGATGCGCGTCGGCACCTACATCTACAACGACCGCGCCATGGTCGGCGCGGGGGCCGCGACGCTGGACGACTGTGCCATGACCGTCTGGGCCACGGTGATCAGCCGCCCGGCCGAGGGGCGCGCGATCCTCGACTGCGGCTCCAAGACGCTTTCCAGCGACATGGTCGCGCCCGAGGTCGGGCCTGGCTACGGGCTGATGCCCGACTATCCGGATGCGGTGATCACCCGCGTGAACGAGGAGCACGGCACGGTGGATGTCAGCCGCTGCGCGAAGAAGCCGGAGCTCGGCGAGCGCGTGCGGATCATCCCCAACCACACCTGCGTCGTGACCAACCTGCATGACGAGGTGGTCTTCGCCCGCGACGGCGAGGTCGTCGGCTCCTGGCCGATCCCCGCCCGCGGCATGACGCGCTGA
- the glk gene encoding glucokinase, whose translation MEIVTADIGGTNARFAIAEVEGGRVLSLGEPVVLKTAEHASLQTAWEGFARHLGRPTPPEAAIAVACPVDTEVLKLTNNPWVIRPAQLPAQLGVEHITLINDFGAVGHAVAAVGPEDLAHLCGPDLPLPESGTISVIGPGTGLGVALVLRRDGHVHVIECEGGHMDFSPVDRLEDGILQRLRDRFRRVSSERVVSGPGLLNIYEALAAIEGRAPTHSTDTALWQAAASGDDALAAAALERFCLAFGTFCGDVALVHGAKAVVLAGGIVPRIADRLAVSGFADRFTAKGRFETNMAAIPVKRITHPQPGLYGAAAAFALHHAR comes from the coding sequence ATGGAGATCGTCACGGCCGATATCGGCGGCACCAACGCCCGCTTCGCCATCGCGGAGGTCGAGGGCGGCCGCGTCCTCTCCCTCGGCGAGCCGGTGGTGCTGAAGACCGCCGAGCATGCCAGCCTGCAGACCGCCTGGGAGGGCTTCGCCCGCCATCTCGGCCGCCCCACGCCGCCGGAGGCCGCCATCGCCGTCGCCTGCCCGGTGGACACGGAGGTGCTGAAGCTCACCAACAACCCCTGGGTGATCCGCCCGGCGCAGCTCCCCGCCCAGCTCGGCGTGGAACACATCACCCTGATCAACGATTTCGGCGCGGTGGGCCATGCCGTGGCCGCCGTCGGCCCCGAAGACCTGGCGCATCTCTGCGGGCCGGACCTTCCGTTGCCGGAAAGCGGCACGATCAGCGTGATCGGCCCCGGCACCGGCCTCGGCGTCGCGCTGGTGCTGCGGCGGGATGGGCATGTCCATGTGATCGAATGCGAAGGCGGCCACATGGACTTCTCCCCGGTGGACCGGCTGGAGGACGGCATCCTGCAACGGCTGCGCGACCGCTTCCGCCGCGTCTCCTCGGAACGCGTGGTTTCCGGCCCCGGCCTGCTCAACATTTACGAGGCCCTGGCCGCCATCGAGGGCCGCGCGCCCACCCACAGCACCGACACCGCGCTGTGGCAGGCCGCCGCCTCCGGCGACGACGCCCTGGCGGCCGCGGCGCTGGAGCGCTTCTGCCTGGCCTTCGGCACCTTCTGCGGCGATGTCGCCCTGGTGCACGGCGCCAAGGCGGTGGTGCTGGCCGGCGGCATCGTGCCGCGCATCGCCGACCGCCTCGCCGTCTCGGGCTTCGCCGACCGCTTCACCGCCAAGGGCCGCTTCGAGACCAACATGGCCGCGATTCCCGTGAAACGGATCACCCATCCGCAGCCCGGCCTCTACGGCGCCGCCGCAGCCTTCGCCCTGCACCACGCGCGGTAG